CCAGTGCCACCGACAACGCCAACCAGCGCTGGCCCGACTACCTCGCCCGGCGGCTGCAGGCCCAGACCGGCGGCCAGCGCCTCGGCGTGGTCGACGCGGGCATCGGCGGCAACCGCGTGGTCACCGACAGCCCGACAGCGCAGCAGGGCATCGCGGCCGTGACCCGGTTCTCCCACGACGTCCTGACCCAGCCGGGCGTGAAGGACGTCATCCTGCTGGAGGGCATCAACGACATCAACAACACCGCCATCCCCACCACCGCCGACCAGATCATCGCCGGCTACCAGACCATGATCGACCAGGCGCACACGGCCGGTGTCCGAATCATCGGCGGGACCATCCTGCCGAACTCCACGCAGACCGCAGCCAAGGCCGCCATCCGCGCCCAGGTCAACGACTGGATCCGCACCAGCGGCGCCTTCGACGCGGTGATCGACTTCGACGCGGCGCTCCGGGACCCGGCCAACCCGGCGCGATTGCTCCCCGCCTACGACAGCGGCGACCATCTGCACCCCAACAGCGCAGGCATGCAGGCCATGGCCAACACGGTGAACCTCTCGCTGCTCACCTCCTGAGCGGTGCCCACCTCCCGGACGGCGTAGTTCCGTTCGGCGCCCCCTCTCCGCGTACGGGGCACCGGACGGAACGGCCCGTCATCCGTGCGCCTGCGGGCAGCTGCTGCCGACGATGACGGCCAAGGCATACCGGCTCCTCAAGGCCATCATGGAGACCGCCGTGGACAACGAGCTGATCACACACAAATCCTTGCCGCATCAAGGTGCTGGTAGGAAAAGGCGGCTGAGCACGGCGACTTGAAGGTGCCGTTCACGTTCCGCGTGCCTGCCTTCGACGACCAGGAGGCGGAAGGCGAGGGGTGGCCGGCCTCGCTCGCCGGATTCCCGCTTGGGCAGTGGACCGCCGACGCTCGCCGCTTCTACGCCCGCGGGGACATGGACGAGGACCGCATCGCCCAGCTGGAAAAGCTGGGCATGGTCTGGTCGCACTTCGACGTCGCGTGGGAGGAGGGCCTGTCCGCCGCGCGCGGGTGGGCCGCCGAACACGGGCACCTCCTGGTCCCGCTGGACGCCACCTACCAGGGGTACCGGGTGGGCATCCTTTTGAAGAACGCGCGGGCCGCTGCGCGCAAGGCTGCCGAGATCGAGCAGCGAGGTGCCGAGGGGCTGCCGGTGGAGTCGTCGGCGGGGGCGCTGTCGGATGAACGGCGCGAGCAGCTGCAGGAGATCGACGCGTCCTGGTGCCCGAGCTGGCCGGTGACGTGGCAGCGCTGCTTCCACCTGGTCCGGATGCACCTGGACGCGGGCGAGGCACTGCCCACCGAGGCGGGCGAAGTCCTGCGCCAAGGCGAGGACCTCGGGCGGTGGGTCAAGTCGGTGCGACTCGGATGGGACCAACTCACCACCGTCCAACAGTGGATGTGCGAACAGGCCCTCGGGATCGAGCACGCGACCGAGGACGAGAAGCCGCCGCCGCGCCGTACGCAGGCCGACAAGTGGGCGCTCAACTTCCTTGCCGCCAAGCAGTACTACGAGCGCGAGGGGCACCTTCAGGTCCCGGGGAAGCACATCGAGCGGATCGTCACCGAGGACCAGGAGGAACGGGAGCACAAGCTGGGGGCCTGGATCGGGAATCAGCGGACCAGGGCCGCGACGCTGACGCCGGAGCGGGTGGAGCAGCTGTCCGCGATCGGCATGCGCTGGGCATAGAAACCGCGCCTCACATCCTCCAGCGATTACGACATAGCCCTTGTGTGAGGCAGTCGACTCCCTCTCCTCAGGGTGTCCAACTCGGTGACTGGCTCGACCCGGCCGCTCCCCCGAAGGACCCGTCGTGCGCCACCACCGACTCCTCCTTCGTCGCCACCGCCTTCGTCGCGCACAGCGCCCACCTGCTCGCTGACGCGGCCCGCGAACTGGGCCACGCCGACGACGCCGACCGGTACGCCGCCCTGCACCGGCGTACCGCCGACACCGCCTGGCACAAGTGGGGCGACCACGCCCGCACCACCCAGAACGGATGCACCCTCGCCCTCCAGTTCGGCATCGTGCCCACCGCCGAACGCGCCGCGGTGGGCGAAGCCCTCGCCGCGCTGGTACGCGCCAACCGCGGACGCATCGCCACAGGCTTCCTCCGCACACCCTTCGTACTGCCCGCCCACACCCGCACAGGCCACACGGACGAGGCGTACCAACTCCTGCTCAACCCGGAGTGCCCGGGCTGGCTCTACCAGGTCGAACGCGGTGCCACCACCATGTGGGAACGGTGGGACGCCATCCAGCCCGACGGCACCATCGACGTCGAGAATGCGGGCATGATGCTGTCGTTCAACCACTACGCCTACGGCGCCGTCGCCGCCTGGCTCTCCCAGTCCGTCGCCGGACTACGACCCGCCACCCCCGGCGACATCGAAGCCGAGCACCGGGTGCCCGGGGTCAGTCTCCGGCGCGAGCACTACAGATTTGTCCAAGGAACGTCCGATCGCCCGCAGGAACCCGCACAACACGTTCAGTCGCACCTGGCCCTGGAGTTCCCGAAGGTCCACGTCGAAGTCGATCGAGTCGGCCGCATAGGGGCGAAAGATTGCCATTACTCCCGGTACTGGCCAGATCGAGCTGCTGTTCCAGGTCCTGACCGAACGGGAGGAGAAGAACAGCGTCGCCATCGCCTCCAACGAGAGCTTCGGCGGCTGGACGAAGACGTTCAGTGATCCGAGGCTCTGCACGGCCATCGTCGACCGCCTGACCTTCGACGCGGCCATCATCGAGACCGACACCGACTCCAACCGCCTCGCCCAGACCCGGGCACGGGCCGAACAAGCCACCACC
This is a stretch of genomic DNA from Streptomyces sp. NBC_00285. It encodes these proteins:
- a CDS encoding helicase associated domain-containing protein, with the protein product MPAFDDQEAEGEGWPASLAGFPLGQWTADARRFYARGDMDEDRIAQLEKLGMVWSHFDVAWEEGLSAARGWAAEHGHLLVPLDATYQGYRVGILLKNARAAARKAAEIEQRGAEGLPVESSAGALSDERREQLQEIDASWCPSWPVTWQRCFHLVRMHLDAGEALPTEAGEVLRQGEDLGRWVKSVRLGWDQLTTVQQWMCEQALGIEHATEDEKPPPRRTQADKWALNFLAAKQYYEREGHLQVPGKHIERIVTEDQEEREHKLGAWIGNQRTRAATLTPERVEQLSAIGMRWA